The Aliivibrio fischeri genome contains a region encoding:
- a CDS encoding ComEC/Rec2 family competence protein yields MLLLNDIRIKIVVVILILFSSTFWPINLPSSVFFLCIISYLAALKYSQLKVIQGIFLGLIITSLHITYYQNLNKSLYSQGHDITIKGEIQSLIAFKETTSSILVQVTEFNSNKFLPNFSPLVRLSIRDFKKQLTDDASILFKQGEVWQFDVSLRPPIGRHNEVGYKLEGYALSKGIHAYGKIKAATRLMPSTSYRSNLFIESYNKTISYDYQSLLLALTFGYKGDIAASEWQILRNSGLAHLIAISGLHIGFVYGIGWFVGRGFRSLNPTHYHVWLPVLFGGIFATTYAWLADFSLPTIRALIACFLVSILLILRIKWPKHLFFLWCLLLCLVINPFSSLSMSFWLSFCAVSVVLFSLYIYQKIGTDKLNGRVKKVTQVVFIQFGLFTLLIPIQGYFFSGISYLSPFINLIAVPWVSLFTVPLSLVAVAFDMLSLPISSWFWKGLMVH; encoded by the coding sequence ATGCTTCTGTTAAATGACATACGTATAAAGATCGTTGTCGTAATTCTTATTCTTTTTTCATCGACTTTTTGGCCGATAAACCTGCCGTCGTCTGTATTTTTTTTGTGTATTATTAGCTATTTAGCAGCTTTAAAATATTCCCAATTAAAAGTGATACAAGGTATCTTTTTGGGATTAATCATCACATCCTTACACATAACTTACTATCAAAACTTAAATAAAAGTCTTTATAGTCAAGGACATGATATTACCATCAAAGGTGAAATTCAAAGTCTAATTGCATTTAAAGAAACGACATCTTCAATTTTAGTACAAGTTACTGAGTTTAATAGTAATAAGTTTTTACCTAATTTTTCCCCGCTAGTAAGGCTGTCGATTCGAGATTTTAAAAAGCAACTGACTGATGATGCATCCATTCTCTTTAAGCAAGGTGAGGTATGGCAGTTTGATGTTTCGTTGAGACCACCGATAGGACGTCATAATGAAGTTGGATATAAACTGGAAGGGTATGCATTATCAAAAGGCATACATGCCTATGGGAAAATAAAGGCAGCAACACGCTTAATGCCTTCAACATCTTATCGAAGTAATTTGTTTATAGAGTCTTATAACAAGACAATTAGTTATGATTATCAATCATTGTTATTGGCACTAACATTTGGATATAAAGGAGATATTGCTGCGAGTGAGTGGCAAATTTTACGTAACTCAGGGTTAGCTCATCTTATTGCGATATCAGGTTTGCATATTGGTTTTGTTTATGGAATCGGATGGTTTGTAGGAAGAGGTTTTAGATCATTAAATCCTACGCATTATCATGTTTGGCTACCTGTTTTATTTGGAGGTATTTTTGCGACAACTTATGCGTGGTTAGCTGATTTTTCATTACCAACCATTCGAGCATTAATTGCGTGTTTTTTAGTTTCAATATTATTGATATTACGTATTAAATGGCCAAAACATCTCTTTTTCTTATGGTGTTTACTGCTTTGCTTAGTTATAAACCCATTTTCATCATTATCGATGAGTTTTTGGCTTTCTTTTTGTGCGGTCAGTGTTGTTCTATTTTCTTTGTATATCTATCAAAAAATAGGAACAGATAAATTAAATGGAAGAGTAAAAAAAGTAACCCAAGTTGTTTTTATTCAATTTGGTTTATTTACGTTGTTGATTCCTATCCAAGGGTATTTTTTCTCAGGAATAAGTTATCTATCTCCATTCATCAACTTGATAGCCGTTCCGTGGGTGAGTTTATTTACGGTTCCTCTTAGTCTTGTGGCTGTCGCATTTGATATGCTGAGTTTACCAATTAGCTCGTGGTTCTGGAAAGGGCTAATGGTTCATTAA
- a CDS encoding DNA internalization-related competence protein ComEC/Rec2: MVLERANGSLKPIWWLAKQAEHSWLLLPTVFNQVIIFILILLMLKLFMPLKALVNPLFILLISAAFIRPDKKWQVDFLDVGHGLAVLIEANDKTIIYDTGMKWSNGSIAESVIEPILHRRGIQSITGLILSHLDNDHAGGKDYLIERFTPNWVRTSEVSDITMPCIQGEKWREGSIEFEVLWPPKLVKRAYNPHSCVIKLDIDKWTFLLTGDIDAISEMLILNQNDFGSVDVLLVPHHGSTTSSTDRWVNAMKNKTAIVSTGRFSPWNLPSKQIKQKYSENNITWLDTAQSGQISLYVINDKLHINRYSEVNQNVWYRKLFGDNLNSE, from the coding sequence GTGGTTCTGGAAAGGGCTAATGGTTCATTAAAGCCGATTTGGTGGTTAGCTAAACAAGCAGAGCATTCTTGGCTTTTGCTTCCTACTGTATTTAATCAAGTCATTATTTTTATTCTTATATTGTTAATGCTTAAACTTTTTATGCCACTTAAAGCATTAGTTAATCCATTATTTATACTACTCATCTCTGCGGCTTTTATAAGGCCAGATAAGAAATGGCAAGTTGATTTTTTAGATGTTGGCCATGGCTTGGCTGTGCTTATTGAAGCTAACGATAAAACGATTATTTACGATACTGGGATGAAGTGGAGTAACGGAAGTATTGCTGAGAGTGTTATAGAGCCAATTTTGCATCGTCGAGGGATACAATCGATCACCGGTTTAATTTTAAGTCATCTAGATAATGATCATGCTGGAGGTAAGGATTATTTAATCGAGCGATTTACACCAAATTGGGTTCGTACTAGTGAGGTAAGTGACATAACAATGCCTTGCATTCAAGGTGAAAAATGGCGAGAAGGAAGTATAGAGTTTGAGGTTTTATGGCCACCAAAATTGGTGAAAAGAGCTTATAATCCACATTCTTGTGTGATTAAACTTGATATTGATAAATGGACATTTTTATTAACTGGGGACATTGATGCTATTTCAGAAATGTTGATATTAAATCAAAATGATTTTGGCTCTGTGGATGTTCTCTTAGTTCCACACCATGGTTCCACAACATCGTCAACAGATCGTTGGGTTAATGCAATGAAGAATAAAACAGCAATTGTATCAACAGGGCGGTTTAGCCCATGGAATTTACCTAGTAAACAAATAAAACAAAAATACAGCGAAAATAATATAACTTGGTTAGATACTGCTCAATCTGGTCAAATAAGCCTTTATGTAATTAATGATAAATTACACATTAATAGGTATTCAGAAGTGAATCAGAACGTTTGGTACAGAAAGCTATTTGGCGATAACTTAAATTCAGAGTAG
- the msbA gene encoding lipid A ABC transporter ATP-binding protein/permease MsbA, whose translation MTIEKDESTWATFKRLWPHISLYKAGLGVAVVALVINALSDTYMISLLKPLLDEGFGSADSDFLKKMPFIILAMMFIRGLSGFVSGYCMSWVASNVVMRIRRQIFNHFMHMPVSYFDQESTGRLLSRITYDSEQVAAATSKALVNIVRESASIIGLLGLMFWNSWQLSLVLVVIAPVVAFAISNVSKRFRKISKNMQTAMGSLTATSEQMLKGHKVVLSYGGQKVESERFDNISNHMRQQNMKMVVAQGLANPIIQMIASFALVTVLYLASVDSIKETLTPGTFTVVFSAMFGLLRPLKGLTSVTSDFQRGMAACQTLFELMDMDKEKDDGTIEKDTVKGDIKVDNVTFTYPTADGPALRNVSFDLPAGKTIALVGRSGSGKSTIANLFTRFYDVDSGEISLDGDKIEDYRLPNLRKHFALVSQNVHLFNDTVANNIAYASEGKFTRLEIEKAAELAYASDFINKMDDGFDTMIGENGASLSGGQRQRIAIARALLQNAPVLILDEATSALDTESEKAIQSALDELQKDKTVLVIAHRLSTIEDADQILVVDEGEVVERGNHAELIAHDGAYAQLHRIQFGD comes from the coding sequence ATGACTATTGAAAAAGACGAATCTACATGGGCAACATTCAAACGTTTATGGCCGCATATTTCTCTGTATAAAGCGGGACTAGGCGTTGCTGTTGTCGCTCTTGTGATTAATGCCTTAAGTGATACCTACATGATCTCTTTACTAAAACCACTTTTAGATGAAGGTTTTGGTAGTGCAGATTCTGACTTCTTGAAGAAAATGCCATTTATTATTTTAGCTATGATGTTTATTCGTGGTCTAAGTGGTTTTGTTTCTGGTTATTGTATGAGTTGGGTTGCGAGTAACGTTGTTATGCGTATTCGTCGCCAGATTTTTAACCATTTTATGCATATGCCTGTCAGTTATTTTGATCAAGAATCAACAGGACGTTTACTTTCTCGAATTACCTATGATTCAGAGCAAGTAGCAGCGGCAACGAGTAAAGCGCTGGTTAATATTGTACGTGAATCTGCGAGCATTATTGGTTTATTAGGTCTGATGTTTTGGAACAGTTGGCAGCTTTCATTGGTATTAGTGGTTATTGCTCCAGTTGTTGCGTTCGCTATTAGCAATGTTTCTAAACGCTTTAGAAAGATCAGTAAAAATATGCAAACGGCGATGGGCTCTTTAACAGCAACGTCTGAGCAAATGCTAAAGGGACATAAAGTAGTACTTAGCTACGGTGGCCAAAAAGTTGAATCTGAGCGCTTTGATAACATCAGTAACCACATGCGTCAGCAAAACATGAAAATGGTTGTTGCTCAAGGTTTAGCTAACCCGATTATTCAAATGATTGCGTCGTTTGCTTTAGTTACAGTGCTTTATTTAGCAAGTGTTGATTCAATTAAAGAGACATTGACTCCAGGTACTTTCACTGTTGTTTTCTCTGCAATGTTTGGTTTATTACGTCCATTGAAGGGATTAACAAGTGTTACCTCTGATTTCCAACGTGGTATGGCAGCATGTCAGACTTTGTTCGAATTAATGGATATGGATAAAGAAAAAGACGACGGTACGATTGAAAAAGACACAGTAAAGGGTGACATTAAAGTTGATAATGTGACTTTTACTTATCCAACAGCAGACGGCCCAGCACTACGTAATGTTAGCTTTGATTTACCTGCGGGTAAGACAATTGCTTTAGTTGGTCGTTCTGGCTCAGGCAAGAGTACTATCGCGAACTTATTTACTCGTTTCTATGATGTTGATTCTGGTGAAATAAGTCTTGATGGCGATAAGATTGAAGATTACCGCTTACCAAACTTACGTAAGCACTTTGCTTTAGTATCTCAAAATGTTCATTTATTTAATGATACGGTTGCAAATAATATTGCCTATGCATCTGAAGGTAAGTTTACCCGTTTAGAAATAGAGAAAGCAGCAGAGCTTGCTTACGCTTCTGACTTTATTAATAAGATGGATGACGGTTTTGACACCATGATTGGTGAAAATGGCGCAAGTTTATCTGGTGGCCAACGTCAGCGTATTGCGATTGCTCGAGCATTATTACAAAACGCACCAGTATTAATTCTTGATGAGGCGACATCTGCACTTGATACCGAATCTGAAAAAGCGATTCAATCTGCACTAGATGAACTGCAAAAAGACAAAACAGTATTGGTTATTGCTCACCGCTTATCAACAATTGAAGATGCCGATCAGATCTTAGTTGTGGATGAGGGTGAAGTGGTTGAACGTGGTAATCATGCTGAACTTATCGCTCATGATGGAGCTTATGCTCAATTACATCGTATTCAGTTTGGTGATTAA
- the lpxK gene encoding tetraacyldisaccharide 4'-kinase yields MIEKIWFDNHFLGKLLWPLLWPLSCLFKWIATKRKSDYQSGKKQSYRSSVPVVVVGNITAGGNGKTPVVVWLVEQLQSKGYKVGVASRGYGGKAPHYPYLLTETTTPDISGDEPVLIKQRTKAEVAVAPVRSEAVKMLEQQGVDFIITDDGLQHYALQRDIEFIVIDGKRRFGNQRYIPLGPLREGVERLSSVDFLICNGGEPQENEVSMRLQPSEAINLVTGERRSVSSLSNLVAFAGIGHPPRFFETLNQLKANVVHTQGFEDHKAFEPTEIEQLMQYGEQLIMTEKDAVKCQSFAQSSWWYLPVDATFPEEKAQQILNKIIEVKE; encoded by the coding sequence ATGATTGAAAAAATTTGGTTTGATAACCATTTTTTAGGAAAGCTATTGTGGCCATTATTGTGGCCACTTAGTTGCCTATTCAAATGGATAGCCACAAAACGAAAATCAGATTACCAAAGTGGTAAGAAACAAAGCTACCGTTCTTCGGTTCCTGTTGTCGTTGTTGGTAATATTACCGCTGGCGGTAATGGTAAGACGCCAGTTGTAGTGTGGCTTGTTGAGCAGCTGCAATCAAAAGGGTACAAAGTAGGTGTTGCCTCTCGTGGTTACGGTGGTAAAGCGCCGCATTATCCTTATTTATTAACAGAAACGACAACGCCAGATATTTCAGGTGATGAGCCGGTCTTAATTAAACAACGTACTAAAGCAGAAGTTGCTGTTGCCCCAGTTCGCAGTGAAGCAGTTAAAATGCTTGAACAGCAAGGCGTTGATTTTATTATTACTGATGATGGCCTACAGCACTATGCACTTCAACGAGACATAGAGTTTATTGTTATTGATGGAAAGCGTCGTTTTGGTAATCAGCGTTATATTCCTCTAGGCCCATTAAGAGAGGGAGTAGAGCGTCTATCTAGTGTTGATTTCTTAATTTGTAATGGTGGAGAGCCTCAAGAAAATGAGGTATCAATGCGACTTCAACCAAGTGAAGCGATTAATTTAGTCACTGGTGAAAGACGCAGTGTTTCATCGTTATCAAATTTAGTTGCTTTTGCTGGAATAGGGCATCCTCCACGATTTTTTGAGACTCTTAATCAGCTGAAAGCGAATGTGGTTCATACCCAAGGTTTTGAAGATCATAAAGCGTTTGAACCAACAGAAATTGAACAACTAATGCAGTATGGCGAGCAGTTAATCATGACAGAAAAAGATGCAGTTAAATGCCAGTCTTTTGCTCAATCGTCATGGTGGTACTTGCCTGTTGATGCGACCTTCCCAGAAGAAAAAGCACAACAAATATTAAATAAAATTATTGAGGTAAAAGAATAA
- a CDS encoding Trm112 family protein, with translation MDYRLLEIVACPVCKGKLNYDKDKQELICKIDRLAYPIKDGIPVMLEPEARRMTMEEVESCRSQS, from the coding sequence ATGGATTATCGTCTTCTTGAAATCGTAGCTTGCCCGGTATGTAAAGGAAAATTGAACTACGATAAAGATAAGCAAGAGCTTATTTGTAAAATTGATCGTCTTGCTTACCCAATTAAAGATGGCATTCCTGTAATGCTTGAGCCTGAAGCTCGTCGTATGACAATGGAAGAGGTTGAATCATGTCGTTCACAGTCATAA
- the kdsB gene encoding 3-deoxy-manno-octulosonate cytidylyltransferase translates to MSFTVIIPARYQSTRLPGKPLADICGKPMIQWVYEQASKAGADRVIIATDDSRIEAVVKGFGGDVCMTSPNHESGTERLAEVIEKCGISADEIVVNVQGDEPLIPPSIIQQVAQNLSDSVAPMATLAVTIDEEDDVFNPNAVKVVTDAEGYALYFSRASIPWDRDAFAQGETLTANPLLRHIGIYAYRAGFINTYINWQPSVLEKIECLEQLRVLWYGEKIHVAVAKEAPAAGVDTPEDLEKVRTILSK, encoded by the coding sequence ATGTCGTTCACAGTCATAATTCCTGCACGTTACCAATCAACTCGTTTACCGGGTAAACCGTTAGCTGACATTTGTGGTAAGCCGATGATTCAATGGGTTTACGAACAAGCATCAAAGGCAGGGGCAGACCGTGTGATCATCGCAACGGATGACAGCCGTATTGAAGCTGTAGTGAAAGGTTTTGGTGGTGATGTATGCATGACGTCACCAAACCACGAATCAGGTACAGAACGTCTTGCTGAAGTGATCGAAAAATGCGGAATTTCAGCTGATGAGATCGTTGTAAATGTACAAGGTGATGAACCACTAATTCCACCTAGTATTATTCAGCAAGTGGCTCAAAACTTGTCAGATTCAGTAGCACCAATGGCAACATTGGCTGTAACTATTGATGAAGAAGACGATGTGTTTAATCCTAATGCCGTTAAAGTTGTTACGGATGCCGAAGGCTATGCGTTGTATTTTAGTCGCGCTTCTATCCCGTGGGATCGCGATGCTTTTGCTCAAGGTGAGACGCTTACTGCAAACCCTTTACTTCGTCATATTGGTATTTATGCGTATCGTGCTGGCTTTATTAATACATACATTAATTGGCAACCAAGTGTTCTTGAGAAAATTGAATGCTTAGAGCAACTCCGTGTTCTTTGGTATGGTGAAAAAATTCACGTTGCAGTAGCAAAAGAAGCGCCTGCGGCAGGAGTTGATACACCAGAAGATTTAGAGAAAGTACGCACGATTCTATCTAAGTAG